The Heyndrickxia vini genome contains a region encoding:
- a CDS encoding UDP-N-acetylmuramoyl-L-alanyl-D-glutamate--2,6-diaminopimelate ligase, producing the protein MKLHTLLKVLPLIKQPNENPEVTDIVQDNRKVTKGSLFICIKGLTVDGHTFAKEAEEKGAVAIVAEYPVNVSIPVIIVKNTKRAMAILADTFYDQPTKKLHLIGITGTNGKTTTSHLIDQIFRDANKTTGLIGTMYIKMAEQILETKNTTPDSMTLQKTFKQMVDLNVDSAIMEVSSHALDQGRVYGCDYDIAVFTNLTQDHLDYHHTMEEYRRAKSLLFSQLGNTYDLNRPKYAVLNTDDPASEKIQKETAAHIISYGIDHEADFYAKNIEISAKGTTFTLHSPEGEHVLHIQLIGKFSIYNVLAAIAAAYVSNIPMEQIIHSVESIKGVAGRFELVHGGQDFPIIVDYSHTPDSLENVLKTIQHFAKKRIFVIVGCGGDRDKTKRPIMAQIACQYASDPIFTSDNPRSEDPVQILKDMEAGVVGKNYQTIVDRREAIFYGIKHAKSGDVVLIAGKGHETYQQIGDQILDFDDRVVALEAVKENG; encoded by the coding sequence ATGAAATTACATACGCTATTAAAAGTATTGCCACTAATAAAACAACCAAATGAAAACCCAGAAGTTACCGATATTGTTCAAGACAATCGTAAAGTTACAAAGGGATCATTATTCATTTGTATAAAAGGTCTTACAGTTGATGGCCATACGTTTGCAAAAGAAGCTGAGGAAAAAGGTGCGGTAGCAATTGTTGCTGAATACCCTGTTAATGTCTCCATCCCAGTTATTATTGTCAAAAATACGAAAAGAGCAATGGCCATACTTGCAGATACATTTTATGATCAGCCAACGAAAAAACTGCATTTAATCGGAATAACCGGAACCAATGGGAAAACTACGACAAGTCATTTAATAGATCAAATTTTCAGAGACGCTAATAAAACAACTGGCCTAATTGGAACGATGTATATAAAAATGGCGGAACAAATTCTGGAAACAAAAAATACAACTCCTGATAGTATGACACTTCAAAAAACATTTAAACAAATGGTTGATTTAAATGTAGATTCTGCTATTATGGAAGTTTCCTCACATGCTTTAGATCAAGGGCGAGTATATGGTTGCGATTATGATATCGCTGTATTCACGAATTTAACACAAGATCATTTAGATTATCATCATACGATGGAAGAGTATCGTAGAGCAAAAAGCTTATTATTTTCTCAACTTGGAAATACATATGATCTTAATCGCCCGAAATATGCTGTACTTAATACAGATGACCCTGCTTCGGAGAAAATACAAAAAGAAACAGCTGCACATATTATTAGCTATGGAATTGACCATGAAGCTGATTTTTATGCTAAAAATATTGAAATTAGTGCGAAAGGTACGACTTTTACATTGCATTCTCCGGAAGGGGAACATGTATTGCATATTCAATTAATTGGAAAGTTTAGTATATATAATGTGTTGGCGGCTATTGCTGCGGCATATGTTTCTAATATTCCAATGGAACAAATTATCCATTCAGTTGAATCAATCAAAGGTGTTGCTGGGAGATTTGAGTTAGTTCATGGAGGACAGGATTTTCCAATCATCGTTGATTATTCACATACACCCGACAGTCTCGAAAACGTGTTAAAAACGATTCAACATTTCGCTAAAAAGAGAATTTTTGTAATCGTTGGCTGTGGTGGTGACAGGGATAAAACAAAACGCCCAATAATGGCGCAAATCGCCTGTCAGTATGCTTCTGATCCAATCTTTACTTCCGATAACCCACGAAGTGAAGACCCTGTCCAAATTTTAAAAGATATGGAAGCAGGTGTGGTGGGAAAGAATTATCAAACGATTGTTGACCGTCGAGAAGCAATTTTTTACGGTATAAAACACGCAAAAAGTGGGGATGTCGTTTTAATTGCTGGTAAAGGTCATGAAACCTATCAACAAATTGGAGATCAAATTCTTGATTTTGATGATCGTGTTGTTGCATTAGAAGCGGTAAAGGAGAATGGATAA
- a CDS encoding stage V sporulation protein D codes for MKRVSNVTVRKRLVIALFVGILIFGVIDVRLGYVQLALGNWLTSGAKELWSREIPFEPERGKIIDRNNVPIAENKSAPTVFVVPRQVVNPGDTAEKLASVLNASKEKIYKQITTNSRMERIKAGRKISTDKANEVRNLKLKGVYIGEDSQRYYPYDSYLSHVLGFTGVDNQGLMGLELFYDEELKGEKGSVQFYSDAKGRRMPDMSDDYKPPKDGLDLKLTIDTKVQTIIERELDNAETKYTPDGLIAIAMNPKTGEILGMSSRPTFDPAKFQDVKQEVYNRNLPIWSTYEPGSTFKVITLAAALEEGKVDLDKDSFYDKGSIKVANANLKCWKRGGHGQETFLEVVENSCNPGFVELGQRLGKEELFKYIRNFGFGEKTGIDLAGESKGILFNMDKVGPVEQATTAFGQGVSVTPIQQVAAVSAAVNGGTLFEPFVAKELVDPKTKKTVMEKKPVAKRKVISKETSKEVRRALESVVAKGTGKKAFVEGYRVGGKTGTAQKPKPGGGYLENNYVLSFIGFAPADDPQIVVYLAVDNPKNTVLFGGQVAAPIAGTIIGDSLRAMGVKPRKNQMEKEITPYLDTPMIKVPDLKGLTKKGLLEQLDNLKLDVSGNGETVIRQDPQPGTKVEEGATIRVYMN; via the coding sequence GTGAAACGTGTATCCAATGTAACTGTAAGAAAACGATTAGTGATTGCTCTGTTTGTTGGAATATTAATATTTGGTGTTATTGACGTAAGGCTGGGGTATGTCCAATTAGCACTAGGAAACTGGTTAACAAGCGGTGCGAAGGAATTATGGAGCAGAGAAATTCCGTTTGAACCTGAGAGAGGAAAGATAATTGATCGGAATAATGTTCCAATTGCAGAAAATAAAAGTGCACCTACAGTATTTGTTGTACCAAGACAAGTAGTGAACCCTGGGGATACAGCAGAAAAATTAGCTTCGGTTTTAAATGCATCGAAAGAGAAAATTTATAAGCAAATTACAACAAATTCTCGGATGGAAAGAATTAAAGCTGGGAGAAAAATTTCTACGGACAAAGCAAATGAAGTAAGAAATTTAAAATTAAAAGGTGTTTATATTGGAGAAGATTCACAAAGATACTACCCATATGATAGCTATTTATCACACGTCTTAGGATTTACTGGTGTAGATAATCAAGGATTGATGGGACTTGAGCTATTTTATGATGAAGAGTTAAAAGGTGAAAAAGGCTCAGTCCAATTTTATTCCGATGCAAAAGGGCGAAGAATGCCTGATATGTCGGATGATTATAAACCGCCTAAAGATGGTCTCGATTTAAAGTTGACAATTGATACGAAGGTCCAAACAATCATCGAAAGAGAGTTGGATAATGCCGAAACGAAGTATACTCCTGATGGACTAATTGCGATTGCGATGAATCCAAAAACAGGTGAAATTTTAGGGATGTCGAGCCGACCGACATTTGATCCCGCTAAATTTCAAGATGTAAAACAAGAAGTATATAATCGGAATTTGCCTATTTGGAGTACGTATGAACCAGGTTCAACTTTTAAGGTTATTACATTGGCAGCCGCATTAGAAGAAGGGAAAGTCGATTTAGATAAGGATTCATTCTATGATAAAGGGAGTATTAAAGTAGCAAATGCTAATCTGAAATGCTGGAAACGGGGAGGACATGGACAAGAGACTTTCTTAGAAGTAGTAGAAAATTCTTGTAACCCGGGCTTCGTAGAATTGGGACAAAGACTTGGAAAAGAGGAATTGTTTAAATATATTCGGAATTTCGGATTTGGCGAAAAAACGGGGATTGATTTAGCTGGAGAATCGAAAGGAATCCTATTCAATATGGATAAAGTGGGACCGGTTGAACAGGCAACAACTGCATTTGGACAAGGAGTTTCCGTTACCCCTATTCAACAGGTAGCTGCTGTTTCTGCTGCAGTAAATGGTGGAACATTATTTGAACCATTTGTTGCAAAAGAACTCGTTGATCCGAAAACAAAGAAAACGGTTATGGAAAAAAAGCCAGTTGCAAAGAGAAAGGTTATTTCAAAGGAAACTTCAAAAGAAGTGCGAAGAGCATTGGAGAGTGTTGTCGCAAAAGGTACAGGGAAAAAAGCATTTGTTGAGGGATACCGCGTAGGGGGAAAAACGGGTACAGCCCAAAAGCCAAAGCCTGGAGGAGGTTATTTAGAAAATAACTATGTTCTTTCATTCATTGGTTTTGCCCCTGCTGACGATCCGCAAATCGTTGTTTATTTAGCCGTAGATAATCCAAAAAACACCGTTCTATTTGGGGGGCAAGTAGCAGCACCTATAGCCGGTACAATCATTGGAGATAGTCTTCGTGCAATGGGCGTTAAACCTAGAAAAAATCAAATGGAAAAAGAAATTACACCTTATTTGGATACTCCAATGATAAAAGTGCCTGATTTAAAAGGATTAACGAAAAAAGGCTTATTAGAACAATTAGATAATCTAAAATTAGATGTTTCAGGGAACGGAGAAACAGTTATTAGACAAGACCCTCAACCAGGAACAAAAGTGGAAGAAGGCGCTACGATACGTGTTTATATGAATTAG
- the ftsL gene encoding cell division protein FtsL, with protein sequence MSNLARKQQQPYIQPKIHTEPQIQPIHKRSQITLGEKLIAIAVIAFICIMAIKVISTQATIYKVNKDIQLMEASVQKQKKVTEDLKMQVSDLSRYDRIREIAKKQGLKMNDKNIKVVEGQ encoded by the coding sequence TTGAGTAATTTAGCAAGAAAACAACAACAACCATATATACAACCGAAGATTCATACAGAACCACAAATTCAACCAATACATAAGCGCAGTCAAATCACACTAGGTGAAAAGCTTATAGCTATTGCTGTTATTGCATTTATTTGCATTATGGCTATTAAAGTTATTTCAACACAAGCGACTATTTATAAAGTGAATAAAGATATTCAGCTCATGGAAGCCTCCGTTCAAAAACAGAAAAAGGTAACTGAAGATTTAAAAATGCAAGTTAGTGATTTAAGCCGCTATGACCGTATACGAGAAATTGCTAAAAAACAGGGATTAAAAATGAATGACAAAAATATTAAGGTTGTTGAGGGACAATGA
- the rsmH gene encoding 16S rRNA (cytosine(1402)-N(4))-methyltransferase RsmH, producing MFKHTTVLLEETVDGLNIKPDGVYVDCTLGGAGHSEYLLSQLSAKGKLFAFDQDETAIEHAKEKLKKHENQVTFIKSNFRYIKEELNHIGVEKVDGILYDLGVSSPQLDTPERGFSYHHDAPLDMRMDLQGDISAYDVVNEWPYEDLVRIFFKYGEEKFSKQIARKIEAARENGPIKTTGELVELIKEGIPAPARRKGGHPAKRVFQAIRIAVNDELGVFEDSLKQAIELLHPGGRISVITFHSLEDRICKSIYKEASTGPELPPGLPIIPEEYKPKLKIITRKPIVPDVSELEENNRSRSAKLRIAEKN from the coding sequence ATGTTTAAACATACTACAGTGTTATTAGAAGAAACAGTCGATGGATTAAATATCAAACCAGATGGGGTATATGTAGATTGTACACTTGGCGGAGCGGGACATAGTGAATATTTATTATCACAGCTATCTGCTAAAGGAAAATTATTTGCCTTTGATCAGGATGAGACAGCAATCGAACATGCAAAAGAAAAACTTAAAAAACATGAAAATCAAGTAACATTTATTAAAAGTAATTTCCGTTATATTAAAGAAGAACTGAACCATATTGGTGTAGAGAAAGTGGACGGGATATTATATGACCTTGGGGTCTCATCTCCTCAATTAGATACACCTGAACGTGGTTTTAGCTACCACCATGACGCACCTCTCGATATGCGTATGGATCTACAAGGTGACATTTCAGCATATGACGTTGTGAATGAATGGCCGTATGAAGATTTAGTACGTATTTTTTTCAAATATGGTGAAGAGAAATTTTCGAAGCAAATTGCAAGGAAAATTGAAGCAGCAAGAGAAAATGGTCCAATTAAAACAACTGGTGAATTAGTAGAATTAATTAAAGAGGGCATACCTGCACCGGCAAGACGTAAAGGCGGTCATCCCGCAAAAAGGGTTTTCCAAGCAATAAGAATCGCTGTAAATGATGAATTAGGTGTATTTGAGGATTCATTAAAACAGGCTATTGAACTATTACATCCAGGTGGAAGAATTAGTGTAATTACTTTCCACTCGTTAGAGGATCGAATATGTAAATCAATTTATAAAGAAGCGAGTACTGGTCCGGAATTGCCGCCAGGATTGCCAATCATACCCGAAGAGTATAAGCCAAAATTAAAAATTATTACTAGAAAACCAATTGTTCCAGATGTTTCGGAGCTTGAGGAGAATAATCGATCACGATCTGCGAAACTGCGAATTGCTGAGAAAAATTAA
- the mraZ gene encoding division/cell wall cluster transcriptional repressor MraZ, translating to MFMGEYQHNIDAKGRLIVPAKFRELLGDTFVITRGLDRCLFGYPLEEWKQVEEKLKALPLTKKDARAFTRFFFSGASESEFDKQGRINIPSPLVSYAQLQKECIVLGVSNRIEIWSKELWGDYFEESEESFAEIAENMIGFDI from the coding sequence ATGTTCATGGGGGAATACCAACATAACATTGATGCAAAAGGACGTTTAATCGTTCCTGCAAAGTTTAGAGAACTCCTCGGTGATACTTTTGTTATTACAAGAGGATTGGATCGATGCTTATTTGGTTACCCGCTTGAAGAATGGAAACAAGTTGAAGAGAAATTAAAAGCCCTCCCATTAACGAAAAAAGATGCTCGCGCATTTACCCGTTTTTTCTTTTCAGGCGCCTCCGAAAGTGAATTTGATAAACAAGGAAGGATCAATATTCCTTCTCCACTCGTCAGTTACGCACAATTACAAAAAGAATGTATTGTTTTAGGAGTTTCTAATCGAATTGAGATTTGGAGTAAAGAATTATGGGGAGACTACTTTGAAGAGTCTGAAGAATCATTTGCAGAAATTGCAGAAAATATGATTGGCTTTGACATATAA
- the bshC gene encoding bacillithiol biosynthesis cysteine-adding enzyme BshC translates to MELETISIPATNRFASLYLDQKQPVKSFFHYDITNSNVFEKRLKDLHKRNFARDELANCIETYMERFPKSEKIKESLLKLKRDDSSVVIGGQQAGLLTGPLYTIHKIISIIHLAKQQEEKLNKPVVPIFWIAGEDHDYLEINHVFVESDRALKKISYSEGPVDKRMVSDIVYDKDQLSRWIKKVFEHFGETIHTKNIMALIDDAIEHTESLVDFFTYIVVDLFKKYGMLVIDSADKNLRQLEIPFFQELIENQQAITDSVIHQQELIKGNDFPNAIDISGNALNLFYYNGMERILLEYQQEKNGFVGKNGEVFFTKNELLDILEENPSAFSNNVVTRPIMQEWLFPTLAFIAGPGEIAYWGELKLAFEALHFQMPPIIPRLNISLLERSIESDVNELNLDVEKVIRQGLQDEKQVYWDSIKNHDLDRLINESKAFLDTQYKQIEEKAEKGLLPIVEKNLQFHQNQLDFLQRKADLMLAEKNDVILERYNRIERLLKPNGAPQERIWNIYYFLNKYGDTFIDQIMTLHYEFNGKHKLIRI, encoded by the coding sequence ATGGAACTGGAAACTATCTCGATTCCAGCAACAAATCGCTTTGCCTCGCTTTATTTAGACCAAAAGCAACCTGTTAAAAGTTTTTTTCATTATGATATAACAAATTCTAATGTTTTTGAAAAAAGGTTGAAGGATTTACATAAAAGGAACTTTGCAAGGGATGAGCTTGCTAATTGTATTGAAACATATATGGAACGTTTTCCTAAATCTGAAAAAATAAAAGAATCGTTGCTAAAGTTAAAACGTGATGATTCATCTGTCGTGATTGGCGGTCAACAAGCAGGTTTATTAACAGGTCCTTTATATACAATACATAAAATAATATCGATCATTCATCTCGCTAAACAACAAGAAGAAAAACTAAATAAACCCGTCGTTCCAATTTTTTGGATTGCTGGAGAAGATCACGATTATTTAGAAATCAATCATGTGTTTGTTGAAAGTGATAGAGCTTTGAAAAAAATAAGCTACTCCGAAGGACCAGTCGATAAAAGAATGGTTTCAGATATTGTGTATGATAAGGATCAATTAAGCCGATGGATAAAAAAGGTATTTGAACATTTTGGTGAAACGATTCATACAAAAAATATTATGGCTCTCATCGATGATGCAATAGAACATACCGAGTCTTTGGTTGATTTTTTTACGTATATTGTTGTTGATTTATTTAAAAAATATGGAATGCTTGTCATCGATTCTGCTGATAAAAATTTACGTCAATTGGAAATCCCGTTCTTTCAAGAACTCATTGAAAATCAACAAGCAATTACCGATTCTGTCATTCATCAACAAGAATTGATTAAAGGAAATGATTTTCCAAATGCAATTGATATAAGCGGGAATGCTTTAAATTTATTTTATTATAATGGCATGGAAAGAATCTTATTAGAATATCAACAAGAAAAAAATGGATTTGTGGGGAAGAATGGGGAAGTCTTTTTTACAAAAAATGAACTTTTGGATATATTGGAGGAAAATCCTAGTGCTTTCAGTAACAATGTGGTGACTCGTCCCATAATGCAAGAATGGCTATTTCCTACATTAGCATTCATCGCAGGACCTGGAGAAATTGCTTACTGGGGTGAGCTGAAACTAGCATTTGAAGCACTTCATTTTCAAATGCCTCCAATCATTCCAAGATTAAACATTAGTCTATTGGAGCGATCCATTGAATCCGATGTGAATGAATTAAATTTGGATGTTGAAAAAGTTATTCGTCAGGGCTTACAGGATGAAAAACAAGTTTATTGGGATTCAATTAAAAATCATGATTTGGATAGGCTAATTAATGAATCAAAAGCTTTTTTAGACACTCAATATAAACAAATAGAAGAGAAAGCAGAAAAAGGTTTATTACCGATTGTTGAGAAAAATCTTCAATTTCATCAAAACCAATTAGATTTTCTTCAAAGAAAAGCAGATTTAATGTTAGCTGAAAAGAACGATGTCATACTTGAACGTTATAATCGCATCGAACGCCTTCTGAAACCAAACGGAGCACCACAGGAAAGAATATGGAACATCTATTATTTCTTAAACAAATACGGCGATACATTTATTGACCAAATCATGACACTTCATTATGAGTTTAATGGCAAACATAAATTAATTCGTATTTAG
- a CDS encoding DUF3397 domain-containing protein has protein sequence MSTFISWMIAMLITIPFIGYFLSFVFIKQITKNHRKAVAISIDITTVILIISVHFFIKTIWGHSFLWLIVLVMLLLALLFAIIYRYLRDEIDYLRVFRGYWRLNFLIFFSLYIILLLYGLTSSVMESVIGS, from the coding sequence ATGAGTACTTTTATATCATGGATGATTGCAATGTTAATAACCATTCCCTTTATAGGATATTTCCTTTCATTTGTATTCATTAAACAAATAACAAAAAATCATCGAAAAGCGGTAGCAATCTCGATAGATATTACAACCGTCATTTTAATTATTTCCGTGCATTTTTTTATCAAAACGATTTGGGGACACTCCTTCTTATGGCTAATAGTTCTTGTCATGTTGTTATTAGCGTTATTATTTGCAATTATTTATCGTTATTTACGTGATGAAATCGATTATTTAAGGGTTTTTCGTGGATATTGGCGTTTGAATTTTTTGATATTTTTCAGCCTTTACATTATCCTGCTTCTATATGGGTTAACATCCAGTGTAATGGAATCCGTAATTGGCAGCTAA
- a CDS encoding 2-dehydropantoate 2-reductase, with protein MRIGILGAGSIGLLFASYLSKQFDVTLFPHRLEQSDLINEKGVTLQTLDSTITSKVKATLDKEEFNKQELIIVAVKQYQLANIRSDLNNIHKSIPLLFLQNGMLHLKLIDHLQHESIMVGSVEHGALKVNETTVAHNGIGLTKLAPYRGEITSISSLLNLHCEYFQFTTYSDYREILLKKLLVNAIINPLTAILKVKNGELIKNNFFMQIFHDLYSEIIPLFPELDSKNLLNEIIWICRNTENNESSMLKDIKFQRKTEIDAIVGYIVELAKDKNVRLPLTNMLYGMVKGMEKGGTE; from the coding sequence ATGAGGATTGGAATACTCGGAGCCGGATCAATTGGTTTACTTTTTGCATCCTATCTAAGCAAGCAATTTGATGTTACCCTCTTCCCTCATAGACTTGAACAATCGGACTTAATTAACGAAAAAGGGGTTACACTTCAAACATTAGATTCAACTATTACATCCAAAGTGAAGGCTACACTTGATAAAGAAGAGTTTAATAAACAGGAATTAATTATTGTCGCAGTAAAACAATATCAACTTGCAAACATACGATCAGATCTAAATAATATACATAAAAGTATCCCTCTGCTATTTTTGCAAAACGGAATGTTACATTTAAAATTAATCGATCATTTACAACATGAATCCATAATGGTAGGATCCGTTGAACATGGAGCATTAAAAGTAAATGAAACAACAGTAGCACATAATGGAATTGGATTAACGAAACTAGCTCCCTATAGAGGGGAGATAACAAGTATAAGCTCACTCCTCAATCTGCACTGCGAATATTTTCAATTTACAACTTATTCGGATTATAGAGAGATCCTTTTAAAAAAGTTATTAGTTAACGCAATAATTAATCCATTAACAGCTATATTGAAAGTGAAAAATGGGGAACTAATAAAAAATAACTTCTTTATGCAAATTTTTCATGATTTATATAGCGAGATTATTCCATTGTTTCCGGAATTAGATTCTAAAAACCTACTAAATGAAATCATTTGGATTTGTCGAAATACGGAAAATAACGAATCCTCAATGTTGAAAGATATTAAATTTCAAAGGAAAACAGAAATTGATGCAATTGTCGGCTATATAGTAGAACTAGCAAAGGATAAAAATGTCCGATTGCCTTTAACCAATATGCTTTATGGAATGGTTAAAGGGATGGAAAAGGGAGGAACTGAATGA
- a CDS encoding acyl-CoA carboxylase subunit beta: protein MVLSSTEQTFETRKEQIKHGGPEKYHEKLKTQNKLFVRDRLQLLFDSGEYEEDGLFANCTADDLPADGVITAIGKIDGKTVCVMANDSTVKAGSWGARTVEKIIRIQETAEKLKVPLLYLVDSAGARITDQLEMFPNRRGAGRIFYNQVKLSGMIPQICLLFGPSAAGGAYIPAFCDIVIMVDKNASMYLGSPRMAEKVIGEKVSLEEMGGARMHCTVSGCGDVLVNSEQEAIKEVQKYLSYFPTNFQEKPSVIEGVAPKAGRTLEEIIPKHQNAPFDMYECINQLIDEDSFFEIKKLFATELITGLARIDGKAVGIIANQPKAKGGVLFVDSADKGAKFIQLCDAFHIPLLFLSDVPGFMIGTKVERAGIIRHGAKLIAAMSSATVPKISVIVRKAYGAGLYAMAGPAFEPDCCIALPTAQIAVMGPEAAVNAVYSNKIQAIEDPKERIAFIQEKQKEYQETIDIYKLASELIVDEIVEPNRLRSVLINRFSLYETKELEFSTRKHPVYPV, encoded by the coding sequence ATGGTGTTATCTAGCACTGAGCAGACTTTTGAAACTAGAAAAGAACAAATAAAACACGGCGGACCGGAAAAATATCATGAAAAGCTAAAAACTCAAAACAAACTATTTGTAAGAGATCGATTGCAGCTTTTATTCGATTCTGGTGAATATGAAGAAGATGGGTTGTTTGCCAATTGCACAGCAGATGATTTACCGGCGGATGGAGTTATTACAGCTATTGGTAAAATTGACGGAAAAACGGTTTGTGTTATGGCAAATGATTCTACTGTAAAAGCTGGTTCTTGGGGAGCTCGAACAGTAGAGAAAATCATCCGAATTCAAGAAACTGCAGAAAAATTAAAAGTTCCATTGCTTTATTTGGTCGATTCTGCTGGAGCTCGGATTACTGATCAGTTGGAAATGTTTCCGAATCGAAGAGGGGCAGGAAGAATATTTTATAATCAAGTGAAGCTTTCCGGTATGATACCGCAAATTTGCCTATTATTTGGCCCATCTGCAGCAGGCGGCGCTTACATACCAGCTTTTTGTGATATTGTCATCATGGTTGATAAAAATGCATCGATGTATTTAGGTTCACCAAGGATGGCTGAAAAAGTCATAGGAGAAAAGGTTTCGTTGGAAGAGATGGGTGGCGCTCGCATGCATTGCACCGTAAGTGGATGTGGGGATGTGCTTGTAAATTCTGAGCAAGAAGCAATTAAGGAAGTACAAAAGTACCTATCTTATTTTCCAACTAATTTTCAAGAAAAACCTAGTGTTATTGAAGGGGTTGCCCCAAAAGCTGGGCGTACGTTGGAAGAAATTATTCCTAAACATCAAAATGCACCATTTGATATGTATGAATGTATTAATCAATTAATAGATGAGGATAGTTTTTTTGAAATTAAGAAGTTATTTGCTACTGAATTAATTACCGGCTTAGCAAGAATAGATGGTAAAGCTGTTGGAATCATTGCAAATCAGCCGAAAGCAAAAGGCGGGGTATTATTTGTTGATTCTGCTGACAAAGGTGCGAAGTTTATCCAGCTTTGCGATGCGTTCCATATACCTTTACTATTCTTATCAGATGTACCGGGATTTATGATAGGCACAAAAGTTGAAAGAGCAGGGATTATCCGCCATGGAGCTAAATTAATTGCTGCGATGAGCTCGGCAACCGTACCTAAGATCTCTGTCATTGTCCGAAAAGCTTACGGAGCAGGATTATATGCAATGGCTGGTCCCGCATTTGAACCTGATTGTTGTATCGCATTACCTACAGCTCAAATTGCTGTAATGGGCCCAGAGGCGGCGGTAAATGCAGTTTACTCGAATAAAATTCAAGCAATTGAAGATCCGAAAGAAAGAATTGCTTTTATTCAAGAAAAACAAAAGGAATATCAAGAAACAATTGACATTTATAAGTTAGCATCGGAATTAATTGTAGATGAAATAGTAGAGCCTAATCGATTAAGATCTGTATTAATTAATCGATTCAGTTTATATGAAACAAAGGAACTAGAATTTAGTACAAGAAAACACCCGGTTTATCCAGTTTAA
- a CDS encoding acetyl-CoA carboxylase biotin carboxyl carrier protein subunit yields MIEVTASMAGTVLNVLVNKDDELAAGQTVVMLESMKMEIPIESTGSGKVKEIHVNIGDFVNEGDVLLTIE; encoded by the coding sequence ATGATTGAAGTCACAGCATCAATGGCAGGTACGGTATTAAATGTATTAGTAAATAAGGATGATGAATTAGCGGCTGGGCAAACAGTTGTTATGTTGGAATCAATGAAAATGGAAATTCCGATTGAATCGACAGGATCAGGAAAAGTAAAGGAAATTCACGTGAATATCGGTGATTTTGTTAACGAAGGGGATGTTCTTCTGACTATTGAGTAA